In Nocardioides sp. zg-1228, a single window of DNA contains:
- a CDS encoding AMP-binding protein has translation MVELHGLVRAAAAGAAPPTVSDRRKVRPLSEVLEGAEHLAARIRSLSVRERPVVVARLPASVDAVEVLLAAVAGDLTFCFVDPSAAPERVSAIEAALDPDVVVDSEGLTGRTPTSDGPASGGYVATSSGSTGGAPKGVLSTWSCLAEFAPHGAAALRLGPGDRLAEPSHPAYDLSMTNWLLALASGASLVVSSALGDRMRPLAFLTRARATHVRVAPRFIDLARAERVGSANPVSLRVWGSGGDRLSHGQAEHVFGFGVPTLVNTYGTSETAGFASAAAFDRSDHLTSRHGSVSIGRGRVGPWRTAMVQEGDGDDVTEMLAVRSPHLGEGYLLGGPSNDLGGDPVYPRWETDRVVTGDLGCTAGDDLVCLGRSGRLVKRSGVFVNLDDVDRVLRETTGMDAITVAIRTGELVTLAVPAGDGDVDEERVGDLLAAHMSPDSRPDVLVRVDGIPRLANGKTDHAGALRLAEVAAAGS, from the coding sequence ATGGTCGAGCTGCACGGCCTCGTGCGAGCCGCCGCGGCGGGCGCCGCACCGCCGACGGTGTCGGACCGCAGGAAGGTGCGCCCGCTGTCCGAGGTCCTCGAGGGCGCCGAGCACCTGGCGGCGCGCATCCGGTCCCTGTCGGTCCGCGAACGCCCGGTCGTGGTCGCGCGGCTGCCGGCATCGGTCGACGCGGTGGAGGTGCTCCTCGCCGCCGTTGCCGGCGACCTCACCTTCTGCTTCGTCGACCCCTCCGCGGCCCCGGAGCGGGTCTCGGCCATCGAGGCGGCTCTCGACCCGGACGTGGTGGTCGACTCGGAGGGGCTCACCGGTCGCACTCCGACCAGCGACGGCCCCGCTTCGGGAGGCTACGTCGCGACCTCCTCCGGCTCCACTGGCGGAGCTCCCAAGGGCGTGCTCTCCACGTGGTCGTGTCTTGCCGAGTTCGCGCCCCACGGCGCGGCCGCACTCCGGCTCGGGCCGGGCGACCGGCTCGCCGAGCCGTCGCATCCCGCCTATGACCTGTCGATGACCAACTGGCTCCTGGCCCTGGCCAGCGGTGCCTCTCTCGTCGTGTCGAGCGCGCTGGGTGACCGGATGCGTCCGCTGGCGTTCCTCACCCGGGCACGTGCCACCCACGTCCGCGTGGCGCCGCGCTTCATCGACCTGGCCCGAGCGGAGCGGGTCGGCTCGGCGAACCCCGTCTCGCTCCGGGTGTGGGGGTCGGGTGGCGACCGTCTCTCGCACGGCCAGGCCGAGCACGTCTTCGGCTTCGGTGTGCCCACGCTGGTCAACACCTACGGGACCAGCGAGACGGCCGGTTTCGCCAGCGCCGCGGCGTTCGACCGGTCGGATCACCTGACGTCGCGACATGGCTCGGTGTCCATCGGTCGAGGGAGGGTCGGACCGTGGCGGACCGCCATGGTCCAGGAGGGCGACGGCGACGACGTGACGGAGATGCTCGCCGTCCGGTCGCCGCACCTGGGTGAGGGGTATCTGCTGGGCGGTCCCTCGAACGACCTCGGTGGTGATCCCGTCTATCCGCGGTGGGAGACGGACCGGGTGGTGACGGGCGACCTGGGCTGCACGGCGGGCGACGACCTGGTCTGCCTGGGGCGGTCCGGACGGCTGGTCAAGCGCAGCGGGGTGTTCGTCAACCTCGACGACGTCGACCGGGTGCTGCGCGAGACCACCGGGATGGACGCCATCACCGTCGCGATCCGCACCGGCGAGCTGGTGACCCTGGCGGTGCCGGCAGGAGACGGTGACGTGGACGAGGAACGGGTCGGCGACCTGCTCGCCGCCCACATGTCTCCCGACTCCCGCCCCGACGTGCTGGTGCGCGTCGACGGGATACCGCGGCTGGCCAACGGCAAGACCGACCACGCCGGCGCGCTGCGGCTGGCTGAGGTCGCGGCCGCGGGTTCTTGA
- a CDS encoding glycosyltransferase family 2 protein yields MTAGDPIDDEVVVVVVTYNSASLVADLLASLPTGMGDVPWRLAVADNDSHDGSLEVVRELAPAAVLVPVGRNAGYAAGINAAVAATGVGRAVLVLNPDVRLMPGCVPALLEALALPGTGVAVPRLLDGQGGLVPSMRREPTIARALTDALLGATRAGGLGALGEVVTDPSAYDRPATTEWAEGSTQLISAECWAACGEWDEGFFLYSEETDYHLRARDRGYLTRYVPSATAVHLGGDSTTSPRLWSMLVANRLRLFARRNGPVRTAAYWLVLLARETSRGVLGKQTSRAAVRALLSPPTLRAARGPEWGA; encoded by the coding sequence ATGACGGCCGGTGACCCGATCGATGACGAGGTCGTCGTCGTCGTCGTCACCTACAACAGCGCGAGCCTGGTGGCCGACCTCCTGGCGTCGTTGCCGACGGGCATGGGCGACGTGCCCTGGCGTCTGGCCGTGGCCGACAACGACTCCCACGACGGCTCACTGGAGGTCGTGCGCGAGCTGGCGCCCGCCGCGGTGCTCGTGCCCGTGGGGCGCAACGCCGGCTACGCCGCCGGGATCAACGCGGCCGTGGCCGCCACCGGGGTCGGTCGCGCCGTCCTCGTGCTCAACCCCGACGTACGCCTCATGCCGGGGTGCGTGCCGGCCCTGCTGGAAGCGCTGGCGCTGCCCGGCACGGGCGTCGCGGTGCCGCGGCTCCTCGACGGGCAGGGGGGCCTGGTCCCGTCCATGCGCCGTGAGCCGACCATCGCACGGGCGCTGACCGACGCGCTGCTGGGGGCCACCCGGGCCGGTGGCCTGGGTGCCCTCGGGGAGGTGGTGACCGACCCGTCGGCCTACGACCGTCCCGCGACGACCGAGTGGGCCGAGGGCTCGACCCAGCTGATCAGTGCCGAGTGCTGGGCGGCGTGTGGCGAGTGGGACGAAGGCTTCTTCCTCTACTCCGAGGAGACCGACTACCACCTGCGGGCTCGAGACCGCGGTTATCTCACCCGGTACGTCCCCTCGGCGACGGCGGTCCACCTCGGCGGTGACTCCACGACGTCACCACGACTGTGGTCGATGCTCGTGGCCAACCGGCTCCGGCTCTTCGCGCGTCGCAACGGCCCTGTCCGCACAGCCGCCTACTGGCTGGTGCTGCTCGCCCGGGAGACCAGCCGGGGCGTCCTCGGCAAGCAGACGTCGCGCGCGGCGGTCCGCGCCTTGCTGTCGCCGCCGACCCTGCGGGCCGCCCGAGGCCCCGAGTGGGGCGCGTGA
- a CDS encoding glycosyltransferase produces MAKPRLLFFRWVRPGLAPFVHDQLAEQIRGLSLHFDVTLVDQDGDFDALCDQHRPDLVLFESGVYVGPRRLTRLDTHADVPRIGFLNSDAFDPVRGVFLADMADWGVETYFTVSVAMGAYTPEIADRLFYWPNWVDPQVHRDHGLPKVVPVLLTGSQARHYPWRNRVNKVLAQHYPVLSTPHFGWTDSAGTRSMPVGEAYSRLINSASFAPSCGNFTQDFVRKHLEIPASATCLIAQDTPAMHAAGYVDMVNCVLADEDDVLDKVHHLVTHPDELAAVTVAGRRLVLERHTADQRRQLRDWYDLATSTGSTAALVQDHPFAPVRSASSNPSTGKSTAPGSTAEDRVYLRQGWAAVERRRYQDAERAFTGAASFQYVPEAVVGTATAQLLDGRAADALSSVTQLLERVDGLYEPTSPDPVQWAVLIWARLCLGDLAGAQVAAAEHPGLGHTELDRTRAVVADLTGMAVPPAPIGRPSPNPLPPLSWTHWLDRLATMLRANDQAEAAAEVATLARDLEPRRGATPQRTVGVAPLAPAPVRRPSTAVPASVAGTVGAAVRRAATGLRGVAAQATERVRESARRRVGHDWLESLTDVVEREALDTVLVFGASRLSLRERSMRLAAARNPRLPRVADVAAGRDEPTGTGPDAADQRTLVHVGRHAVITPAVGDAAHRARIVILEDALRSPVTRLAEQLTWSGRFELIAASRDRGGYYIFRHQLGVSDRTPRSASPGSGWTSHART; encoded by the coding sequence GTGGCGAAGCCGCGTCTGCTCTTCTTCCGCTGGGTCCGCCCGGGGCTGGCGCCGTTCGTCCACGACCAGCTCGCCGAGCAGATCCGCGGCCTCTCGTTGCACTTCGACGTGACCCTGGTCGACCAGGACGGCGACTTCGACGCCCTGTGCGACCAGCACCGGCCCGACCTCGTCCTCTTCGAGTCCGGCGTCTACGTCGGACCGCGCCGGCTGACCCGCCTCGACACCCACGCAGACGTTCCGCGGATCGGCTTCCTCAACTCGGACGCGTTCGACCCGGTGCGGGGAGTGTTCCTCGCCGACATGGCCGACTGGGGCGTGGAGACCTACTTCACCGTCTCGGTGGCGATGGGCGCCTACACCCCCGAGATCGCCGATCGGCTCTTCTACTGGCCCAACTGGGTCGACCCGCAGGTCCACCGCGACCACGGCCTGCCCAAGGTCGTGCCGGTGCTGCTCACCGGGAGCCAGGCGCGGCACTACCCGTGGCGCAACCGCGTCAACAAGGTGCTCGCCCAGCACTACCCCGTCCTCTCCACGCCGCACTTCGGGTGGACCGACTCGGCCGGCACGCGGTCGATGCCGGTGGGCGAGGCGTACTCGCGCCTGATCAACTCCGCCTCGTTCGCCCCGAGCTGCGGCAACTTCACGCAGGACTTCGTGCGCAAGCACCTCGAGATCCCTGCCTCGGCCACCTGCCTGATCGCCCAGGACACCCCCGCCATGCACGCGGCGGGCTACGTCGACATGGTCAACTGCGTCCTGGCCGACGAGGACGACGTGCTCGACAAGGTGCACCACCTCGTCACCCACCCCGACGAGCTGGCCGCGGTGACGGTCGCCGGGCGGCGTCTCGTCCTCGAGCGGCACACCGCCGACCAGCGTCGGCAGCTTCGCGACTGGTACGACCTGGCCACGAGCACCGGCTCGACCGCCGCGCTGGTCCAGGACCACCCCTTCGCGCCGGTGCGGTCGGCCTCCTCGAACCCCTCGACGGGCAAGTCCACGGCTCCGGGGTCGACGGCCGAGGACCGCGTCTACCTGCGCCAGGGCTGGGCTGCGGTCGAGCGGAGGCGCTACCAGGATGCCGAGCGCGCGTTCACCGGCGCCGCCAGCTTCCAGTACGTCCCCGAGGCGGTCGTCGGCACGGCCACGGCCCAGCTGCTCGACGGCCGGGCCGCCGATGCGCTGTCATCGGTCACGCAGCTGCTCGAGCGGGTCGACGGGCTCTACGAGCCCACCAGCCCCGACCCGGTCCAGTGGGCGGTGCTCATCTGGGCCCGCCTGTGCCTCGGCGACCTCGCGGGCGCCCAGGTGGCGGCGGCCGAGCACCCGGGCCTGGGCCACACCGAGCTCGACCGGACCCGCGCCGTCGTCGCGGACCTCACCGGCATGGCGGTGCCCCCCGCGCCCATCGGTCGTCCGTCTCCCAACCCGCTGCCTCCGCTCTCGTGGACGCACTGGCTCGACCGCCTCGCCACGATGCTCCGGGCGAACGACCAGGCCGAGGCCGCGGCCGAGGTCGCCACCCTCGCGAGGGACCTGGAGCCGCGACGGGGCGCGACACCCCAGCGGACGGTGGGCGTCGCCCCGCTCGCCCCGGCCCCCGTGCGCCGACCGTCGACCGCCGTGCCGGCGTCGGTGGCCGGCACGGTCGGGGCCGCGGTGCGTCGCGCCGCCACGGGCCTGCGAGGCGTCGCGGCGCAGGCGACCGAGCGGGTGCGCGAGAGCGCCCGACGTCGGGTCGGGCACGACTGGCTGGAGTCGCTGACCGATGTGGTGGAGCGCGAGGCGCTCGACACGGTGCTCGTCTTCGGCGCCTCCCGCCTGAGCCTGCGGGAACGGTCCATGCGGCTGGCAGCGGCGCGCAACCCCCGCCTGCCGCGGGTCGCCGACGTGGCCGCCGGCCGGGACGAGCCGACCGGCACCGGCCCCGACGCTGCCGACCAGCGGACCCTCGTGCACGTGGGCCGGCACGCGGTGATCACCCCGGCCGTGGGCGACGCTGCCCACCGGGCGCGCATCGTGATCCTCGAGGACGCGTTGCGCAGCCCCGTCACCCGCCTGGCCGAGCAGCTCACGTGGAGCGGTCGGTTCGAGCTCATCGCTGCGTCCCGCGACCGTGGCGGCTACTACATCTTCCGCCACCAGTTGGGGGTCAGCGACCGAACGCCGCGATCCGCCAGTCCCGGTAGCGGCTGGACCAGTCATGCGCGGACCTGA
- a CDS encoding polysaccharide deacetylase family protein yields MRRGSAARVVHLCFHGIGRPARDLEDGEEPYWITADTYQRVLDEVAGDPRVRLSFDDGNASDLEIGLPALVERGLTATFYVLAARLDRPGSLARGDVRELSRAGMTIGSHGMDHRPWRGLLPAGVRRELVEARAILAEAAGQQVDRAALPLGRYDRRTLGHLRRLGYASVASSDRRWSTDSAWLQPRFSVRSHDTPHSVRREMLTPQPLGQRVRLEAVGLAKRLR; encoded by the coding sequence ATGCGCCGAGGATCGGCTGCCCGGGTCGTCCACCTCTGCTTCCACGGGATCGGTCGCCCGGCGCGCGACCTCGAGGACGGCGAGGAGCCCTACTGGATCACCGCCGACACCTACCAGCGCGTGCTCGACGAGGTCGCCGGCGACCCTCGGGTGCGGCTCAGCTTCGACGACGGCAACGCGTCGGACCTGGAGATCGGCCTGCCCGCGCTCGTGGAGCGCGGCCTCACCGCCACCTTCTACGTCCTGGCCGCCCGCCTCGACCGGCCGGGCAGCCTGGCGCGCGGCGACGTCCGCGAGCTGTCGCGCGCCGGCATGACCATCGGCTCGCACGGCATGGACCACCGCCCGTGGCGCGGCCTCCTGCCGGCCGGGGTGCGCCGTGAGCTCGTCGAGGCACGGGCGATCCTCGCCGAGGCCGCCGGGCAGCAGGTCGACCGGGCCGCGCTCCCGCTCGGACGCTACGACCGCCGCACGCTCGGTCACCTGCGGAGGCTCGGCTACGCGTCCGTCGCGTCGAGCGACCGCCGGTGGTCCACGGACAGCGCCTGGCTCCAGCCCCGGTTCAGCGTCCGCTCGCACGACACACCCCACTCGGTCCGCCGGGAGATGCTCACGCCCCAGCCCCTCGGCCAGCGGGTCAGGCTCGAGGCCGTCGGCCTCGCCAAACGACTGCGCTGA
- a CDS encoding pyridoxal-dependent decarboxylase, exosortase A system-associated, translated as MTAQPATALPAPAAAAAPSKEPAPAVRPSARVSQGPDLLVGGVPVRRLADRIGSTPFFAYDRAMLTDRIAALRAALPADLEISYAVKANPMPALVQHLSRIVDSLDVASGAEMRLALDTPAAPETVSFAGPGKSVEELSQAVAAGVVIEIESRLEAERITAVAARMGIRPVVAIRVNPDFEVKGSGMRMGGGPQQFGVDAEDVPSLVRELEVRDLDLRGFHVFAGSQNLHADILMKAQRETVDLVMRMAEAMSATPTYFNLGGGFGIPYYGKEQPLDLGAMGDNLHQLMRDRLRPAFPDARVLLELGRYIVGEAGVYVTRVVDRKVSRGTTFVVVDGGMHHQLAASGNFGQVIRRNYPIAVGTRMDQAASETVQVVGCLCTPLDLLGDKVDLPVSEVGDLVVLFQAGAYGLTASPTQFLSHAAPLEVLV; from the coding sequence GTGACTGCCCAGCCCGCCACCGCTCTCCCCGCCCCGGCGGCGGCCGCGGCACCCTCGAAGGAGCCGGCTCCCGCCGTGCGGCCGAGCGCCCGGGTCTCGCAAGGACCGGACCTGCTGGTGGGAGGAGTGCCCGTACGCCGCCTCGCCGACCGCATCGGCAGCACACCGTTCTTCGCCTACGACCGGGCCATGCTGACGGACCGCATCGCCGCACTCCGGGCCGCTCTCCCCGCCGACCTCGAGATCAGCTACGCCGTCAAGGCGAACCCCATGCCTGCCCTGGTGCAGCACCTCAGCCGAATCGTCGACTCCCTCGACGTCGCCTCAGGTGCCGAGATGCGGCTCGCCCTCGATACGCCGGCCGCGCCGGAGACGGTCAGCTTCGCCGGGCCGGGCAAGTCCGTCGAGGAGCTGTCCCAGGCGGTTGCCGCAGGGGTCGTCATCGAGATCGAGTCGCGGCTCGAAGCCGAGCGGATCACCGCCGTCGCCGCCCGGATGGGGATCCGGCCGGTCGTGGCCATCCGGGTCAACCCCGACTTCGAGGTGAAGGGCTCCGGGATGCGGATGGGTGGCGGCCCCCAGCAGTTCGGGGTGGACGCCGAGGACGTACCGAGCCTGGTCCGCGAGCTCGAGGTCCGGGACCTCGACCTGCGCGGCTTCCACGTCTTCGCCGGGTCGCAGAACCTCCATGCGGACATCCTCATGAAGGCGCAGCGCGAGACGGTCGACCTGGTCATGCGGATGGCCGAGGCCATGTCGGCGACGCCGACCTACTTCAACCTGGGCGGCGGCTTCGGCATCCCGTACTACGGCAAGGAGCAGCCGCTCGACCTCGGTGCGATGGGCGACAACCTCCATCAGCTGATGCGCGACCGGCTGCGACCGGCCTTCCCGGACGCCCGCGTCCTGCTCGAGCTCGGCCGATACATCGTCGGCGAGGCCGGGGTCTACGTGACCCGCGTCGTCGACCGGAAGGTCTCCCGCGGCACCACGTTCGTGGTGGTGGACGGCGGCATGCACCACCAGCTGGCGGCGTCCGGCAACTTCGGCCAGGTGATCCGGCGCAACTACCCGATCGCAGTGGGGACGCGGATGGACCAGGCCGCTTCGGAGACCGTCCAGGTGGTCGGGTGCCTCTGCACGCCGCTGGACCTGCTCGGCGACAAGGTCGACCTGCCGGTGAGCGAGGTCGGCGACCTGGTCGTCCTCTTCCAGGCCGGGGCCTACGGGCTCACCGCAAGCCCTACCCAGTTCCTCAGCCACGCCGCACCGCTGGAGGTGCTGGTGTGA
- a CDS encoding O-antigen ligase family protein, with product MATRPHLLVGTDPVVADVTGARRTLPAVHFLCAYVVLLLGLPSVLIFAPLGSPGTPANIWGLGILLWWVLATLGGQNRVSGLTWYRVVVGAFAGTVLMSYASAMAHGWYSPGHLRRGISDWTLMVPSVTELADVQVSAADRGLVAVFAWVGITLLAAEGLRTWQELERVITWLAALGAFMAVLGLVQYLTGFSITSLYVIPGLSANSEFGSVASRSVVNRVSATAAHPIEFGVIMAALLPLSLHRTVYEWGNRWALTPTILIAVSAGLSVSRSAVVSTIVALVVILVGWPNKWRIRALVLLPFAIVAMRGAFPGLLGTIYALFANLGNDPSISGRTTDYDAVSLLWSQGPVLGRGFFTFVPQFYRILDNMYLLLLLELGIVGLLCTIVLFVTGFLSARAARSRAPDERSRHLGLCLSASLLGLFVALGTFDALVFSMTAGALFLLLGLSAAAWRLSRQQRTAAHDGR from the coding sequence GTGGCGACCCGACCGCACCTGCTCGTCGGCACGGATCCCGTCGTTGCTGATGTGACGGGGGCTCGCCGCACGCTCCCGGCAGTCCACTTCCTGTGCGCGTACGTCGTGCTCCTGCTGGGGCTGCCGTCCGTGCTGATCTTCGCCCCCCTGGGATCGCCCGGGACTCCGGCGAACATCTGGGGTCTGGGCATCCTGTTGTGGTGGGTGCTGGCGACCCTGGGGGGACAGAATCGCGTCAGCGGACTCACCTGGTATCGGGTGGTCGTCGGTGCGTTCGCCGGCACCGTGCTGATGAGCTACGCCTCTGCCATGGCCCATGGGTGGTACTCGCCGGGCCACCTTCGCCGGGGCATCAGCGACTGGACGCTCATGGTCCCCTCGGTCACCGAGCTCGCGGACGTCCAGGTGAGCGCTGCCGACCGCGGGCTGGTCGCGGTGTTCGCCTGGGTGGGGATCACGCTCCTCGCCGCAGAGGGCCTGAGGACCTGGCAGGAGCTCGAGCGGGTGATCACCTGGCTCGCGGCGCTGGGCGCCTTCATGGCCGTGCTGGGTCTGGTCCAGTACCTCACGGGTTTCAGCATCACCTCGCTCTACGTCATCCCCGGGCTCAGTGCGAACTCCGAGTTCGGCAGCGTGGCCTCCCGGTCGGTGGTCAACCGGGTGTCCGCGACGGCCGCGCACCCGATCGAGTTCGGGGTGATCATGGCCGCCCTGCTGCCGCTGTCGCTGCACCGCACCGTGTACGAGTGGGGCAATCGTTGGGCCCTGACGCCGACCATCCTGATCGCGGTGAGCGCGGGACTGTCGGTGTCCCGATCGGCGGTCGTGTCCACGATCGTGGCGCTCGTCGTGATCCTGGTCGGCTGGCCCAACAAGTGGAGGATCCGCGCACTGGTGCTGCTCCCGTTCGCGATCGTGGCCATGCGTGGGGCCTTCCCAGGACTGCTGGGCACCATCTACGCCCTCTTCGCCAACCTCGGCAACGACCCGAGCATCTCTGGACGGACCACCGACTACGACGCGGTGTCCCTCCTCTGGAGCCAGGGCCCGGTCCTCGGTCGCGGCTTCTTCACGTTCGTGCCGCAGTTCTACAGGATCCTCGACAACATGTACCTGCTCCTGCTCCTCGAGCTGGGGATCGTGGGACTCCTCTGCACGATCGTGCTCTTCGTGACCGGCTTCCTCTCGGCTCGCGCGGCGCGCTCGCGCGCGCCCGACGAACGCTCGCGACACCTCGGGCTGTGCCTGTCGGCGTCCCTGCTGGGCCTGTTCGTCGCCCTCGGCACCTTCGATGCCCTCGTCTTCTCCATGACGGCAGGTGCCCTGTTCCTGCTGCTCGGCCTGTCGGCCGCCGCGTGGCGGCTCAGCCGCCAGCAACGGACGGCTGCCCATGACGGCCGGTGA
- a CDS encoding glycosyltransferase: MTLALAYHTWADGLTRQFAWSPDRLAVHLLDDTSLDSVVVANPLRSHLERLRGRGQAAELLPDRPRRHLVQPRRWRRQDSPSVESSLATYRRLDHWLAAASRRLGQERPVLVSCHPLLAAVADDRHWSDVVYYGWDDWLTYPNHAHLTDLVAHGYELMAEREVNVIGVTRAIVDRVGSPRGSVVPNGINGMDHEPGGAAVPGWFEELDGPVALYVGALQERVDVEAVRRLALDLPDWQVVLVGPLQDPPRFARLAEVPNVHVMPPEPRPVVLELMARATVCLIPHRRTPMSEAMSPLKLYEYLASGARVVATDLEPMRGVSDRCLLVEEGTPLAPAVLTACEVPRPSAEELAAFRSAHDWSSRYRDWRIAAFGR; this comes from the coding sequence GTGACCCTTGCGCTCGCCTACCACACGTGGGCGGACGGCCTGACCCGGCAGTTCGCCTGGTCCCCGGACCGCCTCGCGGTGCATCTCCTCGACGACACCTCGCTGGACAGCGTCGTCGTGGCCAACCCGCTGCGTAGCCATCTCGAGCGGCTTCGTGGCCGCGGGCAGGCGGCGGAGCTCCTCCCCGACCGACCCAGACGCCATCTGGTCCAGCCTCGGAGGTGGCGGCGTCAGGACTCCCCGTCCGTCGAGTCGTCGCTCGCGACCTACCGTCGTCTCGACCACTGGCTCGCCGCGGCGAGCCGGCGCCTGGGGCAGGAGCGTCCCGTGCTGGTGAGCTGCCACCCGCTGCTCGCGGCGGTCGCGGACGACCGGCACTGGAGCGACGTCGTCTACTACGGCTGGGACGACTGGCTGACCTACCCGAACCACGCGCACCTGACCGACCTCGTCGCCCACGGCTACGAGCTGATGGCCGAGCGGGAGGTCAACGTCATCGGCGTCACGCGCGCCATCGTGGACCGAGTCGGGTCGCCCCGTGGCAGCGTCGTGCCCAACGGCATCAACGGCATGGACCACGAGCCGGGGGGCGCTGCCGTTCCTGGCTGGTTCGAGGAGCTGGACGGACCCGTCGCCCTGTATGTCGGAGCGCTGCAGGAGCGGGTCGACGTCGAGGCCGTGCGCCGCCTGGCCCTCGACCTCCCCGACTGGCAGGTCGTGCTGGTCGGCCCGCTCCAGGACCCGCCGCGCTTCGCCCGTCTCGCCGAGGTGCCCAACGTGCACGTGATGCCGCCTGAGCCGCGCCCGGTCGTCCTCGAGCTGATGGCGCGGGCCACGGTCTGCCTCATCCCCCACCGGCGTACGCCGATGTCGGAGGCCATGAGCCCACTGAAGCTCTACGAGTACCTGGCCTCCGGAGCGCGGGTCGTCGCCACCGACCTCGAGCCGATGCGTGGCGTCTCCGATCGGTGCCTCCTGGTCGAGGAGGGCACGCCGCTGGCCCCGGCGGTGCTCACCGCGTGTGAGGTGCCTCGCCCCTCCGCGGAGGAGCTCGCCGCCTTCAGGTCCGCGCATGACTGGTCCAGCCGCTACCGGGACTGGCGGATCGCGGCGTTCGGTCGCTGA
- a CDS encoding acyl carrier protein, translated as MTDMMLTRTADVLASMLAELLGGSPSDYPPDTELFGSLPQLDSLALVELITAIEDRFEFELDEEDITAEVFGTVDSLARHIDTCTS; from the coding sequence ATGACCGACATGATGCTCACCCGGACGGCCGACGTGCTGGCCAGCATGCTCGCCGAGCTGCTCGGCGGCAGCCCCTCCGACTACCCGCCCGACACCGAGCTGTTCGGCTCGTTGCCGCAGCTCGACTCGCTCGCCCTGGTCGAGCTGATCACCGCGATCGAGGACCGATTCGAGTTCGAGCTCGACGAGGAGGACATCACCGCCGAGGTGTTCGGCACGGTCGACTCGCTCGCGCGGCACATCGACACCTGCACCTCCTGA
- a CDS encoding DUF4082 domain-containing protein — protein MAPVTLFGAKAPTKVAKDPDARSVELGLRFKVLRKGKIAGSRVYKIAQGAGTTPRRASLWNADGERLATARIAPRRGPGWVDVEFPRKVVVKPGTIYTVSVFAPKGRYAVTKGGLKKQRSNDYLRTVRKASSVYRYGAKSTFPTRSHRHSNYWVDVLFSPTTIGETTPTPTPSPTPTPTSTGWPDATNTGVPAGTALTTYTGPMTITQAGAVIDAKTIAGSLTVAAPNVTVSRSSIVGTVGVASGGSLTIKDTMIDAGNKEGTGLGETDFVAERVHIVGGNRSINCAEDCTVKDSYVHGQFKDLSGYYHESGIRMGMNSQILHNTIACDAPDVPPEAGCSAPLTGYGDFGPVQNNLIQNNLFKATPAWFCAYGGSSAGKPYSGQARNIRFIDNVFERGTTGKCGRGGPITDFDRNAPGNEWTGNTYDDGAVARP, from the coding sequence GTGGCACCCGTCACTCTGTTCGGTGCCAAGGCGCCGACCAAGGTCGCGAAGGACCCGGACGCCAGGTCGGTGGAGCTGGGACTGCGGTTCAAGGTCCTCCGCAAGGGAAAGATCGCCGGCTCGCGTGTCTACAAGATCGCCCAGGGCGCCGGGACGACCCCGAGGCGGGCCTCGCTCTGGAACGCCGACGGCGAGCGACTCGCCACGGCCCGCATCGCTCCCCGTCGCGGCCCCGGCTGGGTGGACGTGGAGTTCCCGCGCAAGGTCGTCGTCAAGCCCGGCACCATCTACACGGTCTCGGTCTTCGCGCCGAAGGGTCGCTACGCCGTGACCAAGGGCGGACTCAAGAAGCAGCGGTCCAACGACTACCTCCGCACGGTGCGCAAGGCAAGCAGCGTCTATCGCTACGGCGCGAAGTCCACGTTCCCGACGCGCAGCCACCGTCACTCCAACTACTGGGTCGACGTCCTGTTCAGCCCGACGACCATCGGGGAGACGACGCCCACGCCCACGCCTTCGCCGACGCCGACTCCCACCAGCACGGGCTGGCCCGACGCCACCAACACGGGCGTGCCGGCGGGCACGGCGCTGACCACCTACACCGGGCCGATGACCATCACCCAGGCCGGCGCGGTGATCGACGCCAAGACCATCGCCGGCAGCCTCACCGTCGCCGCGCCCAACGTCACCGTCTCGCGCTCCTCCATCGTGGGCACCGTGGGCGTCGCCTCCGGGGGCAGCCTCACCATCAAGGACACGATGATCGACGCCGGCAACAAGGAGGGCACCGGTCTCGGCGAGACCGACTTCGTCGCCGAACGCGTGCACATCGTCGGTGGCAACCGATCGATCAACTGCGCTGAGGACTGCACGGTCAAGGACTCCTACGTCCACGGCCAGTTCAAGGACCTCTCGGGCTACTACCACGAGTCCGGGATCCGCATGGGGATGAACTCCCAGATCCTCCACAACACGATCGCCTGCGACGCCCCCGACGTCCCGCCGGAGGCGGGTTGCTCGGCCCCGCTGACGGGCTACGGCGACTTCGGTCCGGTCCAGAACAACCTCATCCAGAACAACCTGTTCAAGGCGACCCCGGCGTGGTTCTGCGCCTACGGCGGCTCCTCGGCCGGCAAGCCCTACTCCGGCCAGGCCCGCAACATCCGGTTCATCGACAACGTGTTCGAGCGCGGCACGACCGGCAAGTGTGGACGCGGTGGTCCAATCACCGACTTCGACCGCAACGCACCCGGCAACGAGTGGACGGGCAACACCTACGACGACGGGGCGGTAGCCCGACCCTGA